The proteins below are encoded in one region of Gadus macrocephalus chromosome 14, ASM3116895v1:
- the calca gene encoding calcitonin/calcitonin-related polypeptide, alpha isoform X1 has product MIVLKISAVLLAYALVSIQKPSLHAAPSRAASGTESDRVSLVRHSAQKLLDALFQEFMHTTSAEQPPNVAKGNSSVTAEKRACNTATCVTHRLADYLSRSGGTGNRNFVPTNVGAQAFGRRKRHSPL; this is encoded by the exons ATGATTGTGCTGAAGATTTCTGCTGTCCTGCTTGCGTATGCCCTGGTCAGCATCCAGAAGCCCAGCCTGCACGCTGCACCGTCCAG AGCCGCTTCAGGGACAGAGTCGGACCGAGTGTCACTAGTCAGGCATAGCGCCCAGAAGCTCCTTGACGCTCTCTTCCAGGAATTCATGCATACCACCTCAGCTGAGCAACCGCCGAACGTGGCTAAAGGAAACAG CAGTGTGACAGCAGAGAAACGGGCGTGCAACACAGCCACATGCGTGACCCACAGGCTAGCTGACTATCTGAGTCGCTCAGGGGGAACGGGTAACAGAAACTTTGTCCCCACCAACGTTGGAGCCCAGGCCTTCGGCAGACGGAAACGACACAGCCCCTTATGA
- the calca gene encoding calcitonin/calcitonin-related polypeptide, alpha isoform X2, with translation MIVLKISAVLLAYALVSIQKPSLHAAPSRAASGTESDRVSLVRHSAQKLLDALFQEFMHTTSAEQPPNVAKGNSVTAEKRACNTATCVTHRLADYLSRSGGTGNRNFVPTNVGAQAFGRRKRHSPL, from the exons ATGATTGTGCTGAAGATTTCTGCTGTCCTGCTTGCGTATGCCCTGGTCAGCATCCAGAAGCCCAGCCTGCACGCTGCACCGTCCAG AGCCGCTTCAGGGACAGAGTCGGACCGAGTGTCACTAGTCAGGCATAGCGCCCAGAAGCTCCTTGACGCTCTCTTCCAGGAATTCATGCATACCACCTCAGCTGAGCAACCGCCGAACGTGGCTAAAGGAAACAG TGTGACAGCAGAGAAACGGGCGTGCAACACAGCCACATGCGTGACCCACAGGCTAGCTGACTATCTGAGTCGCTCAGGGGGAACGGGTAACAGAAACTTTGTCCCCACCAACGTTGGAGCCCAGGCCTTCGGCAGACGGAAACGACACAGCCCCTTATGA